One window of Ictalurus punctatus breed USDA103 chromosome 22, Coco_2.0, whole genome shotgun sequence genomic DNA carries:
- the LOC108255609 gene encoding uncharacterized protein LOC108255609 produces MWSYTLLFVLQIFTFAPTVSGDGSVTAKLHHPVTLTCNSRCSGVLEWSKFRTIVARCDETSCRPEEGFNISHDQYLKGNPHLTITAADYSARGLYTCLCNGTDICKVRLLIEPLEMTRVIAPGEPIDVLLPLTDLVDVSFTASDAVQPSNLQICSVDKEKIQCSPDYKERASLLNTLQIKDGDVSDSGNYTVQDIVNDETLAIVTVHMRGQPVSQTRTRGRRSAPEPCPDIKPCPDIKQQEGVPVWGIVLILILMLVLSAFVVLLVMHVRLRRENQQLRENAENNGLPLLQQNGNTVLLRAVEKTP; encoded by the exons ATGTGGAGCTACACACTGCTGTTTGTGCTGCAGATCTTCACCT ttGCTCCCACTGTGTCCGGTGATGGTTCTGTAACGGCCAAACTTCATCACCCCGTTACCCTCACCTGTAACTCCAGATGTTCTGGTGTACTCGAATGGAGCAAGTTTCGAACCATTGTGGCTCGGTGTGATGAGACCTCCTGCAGGCCAGAGGAGGGATTTAACATCTCTCATGATCAGTACCTGAAGGGGAATCCACATCTCACCATCACTGCAGCTGATTACAGTGCGAGAGGATTGTACACGTGTCTGTGTAACGGTACAGACATCTGTAAAGTGCGTCTCCTCATCGAGC CTCTAGAGATGACCCGTGTGATTGCCCCAGGTGAACCCATAGACGTGCTCTTACCCCTCACTGACCTGGTGGATGTGAGTTTTACTGCCAGTGATGCTGTACAACCATCAAACCTGCAGATCTGCAGCGTGGACAAGGAGAAGATCCAGTGCAGTCCAGATTATAAAGAGAGAGCGTCTCTCCTCAACACTCTTCAGATTAAAGATGGAGACGTCTCTGACAGTGGGAACTACACAGTACAGGATATAGTGAATGACGAGACTTTAGCCATCGTAACGGTCCATATGAGAG GTCAACCCGTGTCCCAGACTCGCACTCGAGGACGCCGCAGTGCTCCTG agCCCTGTCCAGACATCAAGCCGTGTCCAGACATCAAGCAGCAGGAAGGTGTACCAGTGTGGGGGATtgtactgatactgatactgatgcTGGTTTTATCTGCATTTGTGGTCCTGTTGGTGATGCATGTGCGTCTGAGGAGAGAAAATCAGCAGCTCCGTGAAAATGCTGAGAACAACGGACTCCCTCTCCTCCAGCAGAATGGAAACACTGTGCTCTTGAGAGCAGTAGAGAAGACCCCGTGA